The window GCACATCGGCGCGAAGGTCGATCTGCGCATCACGGCCCGGACGCTGGAGATCTATCAGGGCAGCCAGCGACTGACCAGTCACCTGCTGCTCCCGGAGACCGCGAGCAATGAGTACCGCACCAACGACGCGGACCTACCTGCGGGCGAGCGTTTCCAGGCCTGGGACGCGCAGAGGGTGCGGGCGTGGGCAGATCGGGTCGGGCCGGCCACGGTGATCGTGATCCAGCGGATCTTCGAGTCCGTGCCGATCGTGGAACAGGGCCTGGATCCCGCGTTGGCGGTGCTACGGCTCTCTCGCCGCTTCTCCGTAGATCGGGTCGAGGCGGCCTGCGCACTCGCGCTGACGGGACGGGTCCGTTCACCGCGCTATGCGCATCTGCACCCGATCTTGGCCACCGGGCAGGACAAGGTCGCCGCCCTGCGTCCACCCCGCGAGGAACCCGCGGAAGACGGCGGATACGTCCGTGGCGCCGACTACTACGCCGGAGGTGTCCGGTGAGCGTGATCGATAACGACACGAAGCGGAAGCTGCGCGAGATGGGCGCGACCGCGCTGCTGGACGCGATCGATGCCCAGGATGAGGCTCACGTGCTGGGGATGTCGTTCCAGGAACGGCTCCAGCTGATCGTGGACGAGGCGCATTCCATCTTCAATCATGGAAAGGTCGAGGGTCTGATCCGCCGGGCGGGGCTGCGTTATCCCGGAGCGGACCTGCGGCGGCTGGATCTGGTCGAGGAACGGGGACTGAACCGGAACGTGATCGCGCAACTGGCAACCTGCTCCTTCATCCAGCGGCAACAGAACGTGGTCTTCCAGGGCTTCACCGGCTCAGGGAAGTCCTACCTCGGCTGCGCGCTGGCGAAGCAGGCCTGCCAGCACCGGCTCCGAGCCCACTACATCCGAATGCCCGACCTCGAAGAGGCCTGGGCCCTGGCAAAGGACAAGCCGCAGGGCCAGACGAAGTTCCTGCGGAAGTACTCCACGTTCTCGCTGCTGGTGATCGACGAGTGGCTGCTGGACCATCCTGACGAGGGAATGCGTTCGATGCTGCTGGAACTGCTCGAGCGCCGCTATGACACCGGCTCGACCGTGTTCTGCACCCAGTACCCGAAGAAGGACTGGCACGCCCGGCTCGGTGGAGCAGTCCACGCCGATGCGATCATGGACCGCATCGTGCACAACACAATCTGGATCGACACCGGCGACAGGAACATGCGAGAACACACCGCACTGCCCCAGTGACCCGATGCCGGCGGGAGCCAGTGGTCCCCACCGCGGCGGCTACTGGCCCCCGTCGGCACGATCGGCGGTCCCCAAGAGCAAGATTCGGTGGCTCCCACGACTACGAATACTCACTCCTCCATCAGGTCCAGCAGCACGCCCTCCAGATCAGCGGCTCCGCCGGAACCGAGCTCGAGTCGGGCACCGTGCCGGGAGGCCAGGTCGCGCAGGTCGGCGGTGAGGGCGTCGAGGGATGCGGGCGCCACGTCCCGCAGGGTGGCATGCAATGACGCCGCTCCCTTCCCTGCGCTGTGGTCGCTGATCACCTCGTCCACCGATCCCGAGGCCAGGGCGCGGCCCCGGGAGATCACGCACACGGAATCTGCCAGCCCGGCCACGTCGTCCATCAGGTGGGTGGTGAGCACCACGGCGGTGCCGGTGCGGGCGAGACCCCGGATCAGCGTGCGCACACGGCGGCGGATCGAGGGATCCATGCCGGCGGTGGGCTCGTCGAGGAACACCAGCTCCGGGCGGCCGATGATGGCCAGCGCCAGGGCGAGCCGCTGCCGCTGGCCTCCCGAGAGCCGTCGCACCAGGGTGCTGGCGAAGTCGTCGATCCCCAGATGCTCGGAGACCTCGTCCACGTCCAGCGGGTCGGCGTGCAGGCTCGCTCCGTAGCGCAGGAGGGTCTTGGCGGGGGCGCCCGAGGTGAGGCCGCCGTCCTGGATCATGACACCGATGCGGGCGCGGTGCTCTGGTCCGGCCCGCCAGGGGTCCTGGCCGAGCACGCGGATGCTGCCGCCGTCGGGCCTGAGCAGGCCGGTGGCGCAGGAGATGGCGGTGGTCTTGCCGGCGCCGTTGGGGCCCAGCACGGCGGTGACCTCGCCGTGCTCGGCCCTCAGGTCCAGGCCGTCCAGGGCACGCAGCGGGCCGTAGGAGAGGGAGAGGTCCTCGGCGAGGAGGGCGGGGGAGTCGGTGTCCATGGCGCCCCCATCGTAGGCGCGGCCCGGGTGGTCCAGGGACGGACCACCCGGGCCGGGCGGGCGCGTCGCCCTCGAGGGGCGGCGCAGGTACGACGAAGGGGAGGGGTCAGCGACCGGTCACGTGCAGCGGGGTGTGCGCGGGATCGACCACCTCGGAGGCCAGCGGGGGCTCGGGGGCGGTGCCACCGGGGCCCCAGGTGTCGGTCTCGAAGCGGTCGCGGTCATGGGGTTCCATGATGTGGCTCATGTCCGGGCCCAGCGGCACGATCTGGGTGGGGTTGATGTCGGTGTGCACCACGTAGTAGTGCTCCTTGATGTGCTGGAAGTCGATGGTGTCGCCGAAGCCCGGGGTCTGGAACAGGTCCTTGAGGTAGTTCCACAGGTTGGGCATGGTGGCCAGCGTCTGCCGGTTGGCCTTGAAGTGGCCGTGGTACACCGGATCGAAGCGCACCAGGGTGGGGAACAGGCGCACATCGGCCTCGGTGATCGAGGGGCCCATCAGGTAGCGGCGGGTGGACAGGCGCTCCTCGAGCTCGTCGAGGGCCTCCCACAGCAGGTGGTACTCCTTCTCGTAGGCCTCCTGGGAGCCGGCGAAGCCCGTCTTGTACACCCCGTTGTTGATGCGGTGCAGCATCCAGTCGTTGAGCTCGTCGATCTCGGCGCGCAGGTGCTCGGGGTAGAGGTCCGGGGCGCCTTCGCGCTGGAACTCGGTCCACTGGCTGCCCATGTCCAGGGTGATCTGTCCGAAGTCGTTGGTGACCACGGCGCCGTCGCGGGTGTCGACGATCGCGGGCACGGTGATGCCGCGGGGGTAGTCGGGGATGCGCTTGAAGTACGCCTCCTGGAGGCGCTCGATGCCGAGGACCGGGTCCTTGCCGCCCTCATCGAGGTCGAAGGTCCAGGAGCGCTTGTCGTGGGTGGGGCCGGCGATGCCCATGGAGATCGCGCCCTCCAGGCCCAGCAGGCGCCGCACGATGATGGTGCGGTTGGCCCACGGGCAGGCCCGGGAGACGACGAGACGGTAGCGATCCGCCTCGACGGGGTAGCCGTCCTCGCCGTCCTTGGTGATACGGGTGGGGATGTAGTTCATGTCCCGGTCGAAGGACTTGCCCTTGTGGACGTAGCTGCCCTTCTGGTCGTGCTCGTTCGTCTCCTGGGTGCTCATGTCGTCCTCTCCTGTCGTGGAACCTGATGACCCCACTATAGTTGAAAAGTGAAGCAACAGGGAAGGGGGGTGGAGATCGGGAGACGGTGTGTCTCCTCACGCGGGCGGGGTTCACTCTTCGACGGCCGAGTGCGATACCGTTTACGCAAGCGTACGCTTGTCTATTAAGCGTCGCGAGGGTTGCCTCGGCGCCCGCTCAGACCCATGGAAGGAGGAGCAGATGGACCCCCATATCCACCAGGACCGCACTCAGCGACCCACCTCCTCCGGGCCCGCCGCCACCGGGGCCGACACTACGGACCCCGGCGCCACCATCGACCTGCGCGACACACGTGACCGCCTGATCGACGCGATCTCCGCCCACGGGCCGGTCACCGCCCGCCAGCTCGCCGAGCGCTTCGGCCTCACCAGCGCCGCCGTGCGTCGACACCTCGCCGCCCTCCAGGCGGACCGGGTCATCGCCGAGCACAAGATGCCCGTGGGGCACCGCGGGCGCGGACGCCCCTCCAAGGCCTTCGTGCTCTCCGCCTCCGCCCACGAGTCGCTCACCGGTGGCTACGACCAGCTCGCCGTCCTGGCGATGGAGGAGCTGGCCCGCGCCGGCGGCCCCGAAGCCGTGCAGCGGCTCGCCGACAGGCGCGTCGCCGACTGGGAGAGCGAGCTGGAGGCGCTGGTCGCCGAGAGGACCGCGCAGGGCGAGCGGGTCACCGTGGCCCGTCGGGTGGAGCTGCTCGCCGAGCTGCTCACCTCCCGCGGCTACGCCACCACGGTGCGACCGCTCACGGTCCCCATGCCGGCCGCCGGTGCCCGTGGGCGCTCCCGGCCGCGTACGCTCGTGACGGCACAGCTGTGCCACGGGCACTGCCCCGTCCTGGACGTCGCGTCCGGACATCCGGAGTTGTGCGAGGCCGAGACCCGCGTCATCTCCCGCATCGTCGGCGCCCCGGTCCAGCGTCTAGCAACGCTGGCCCAGGGTGCACACGCCTGCACGACCCACATTCCGCTCACCGAGGGAAGGACACCATGACGAGCGCACCAGAGCAGCTCAGCCAGGACGAGATCATCGACTCCATCGGCAACTACGCCTATGGATGGCACGACGAGGACTCGGCCGGCGCCAGCGCGCGGCGCGGCCTGAGCGAGGACGTCGTCCGCGACATCTCCCGCCTGAAGGACGAGCCCGAGTGGATGCTGGAGCGCCGCCTGAAGGCGCTGAAGCTCTTCGACAAAAAACCGATGCCCACCTGGGGCCCGGACCTGTCCGGGATCGCCTTCGACCACATCAAGTACTTCGTGCGCTCCACCGAGAAGCAGGCCACTTCCTGGGAGGAGCTGCCCGACGACATCAAGGAGACCTACGACCGGCTCGGCATCCCCGAGGCCGAGAAGCAGCGTCTGGTCGCCGGCGTCGCCGCGCAGTACGAGTCCGAGGTCGTCTACCACCAGATCCGCGAGGATCTAGAGGAGCAGGGCGTCATCTTCGTGGACACCGACACCGGTCTGCGCGAGTACCCCGAGCTGTTCCAGGAGTATTTCGGCACCGTGATCCCGGCCGGGGACAACAAGTTCTCCGCCCTCAACACCGCGGTGTGGTCCGGCGGCTCCTTCGTGTACGTCCCCAAGGGCGTCCACGTAGAGATCCCGCTGCAGGCCTACTTCCGGATCAACACCGAGAACATGGGCCAGTTCGAGCGCACGCTGATCATCGCCGACGAGGGCTCCTACGTGCACTACGTCGAGGGTTGCACCGCCCCGATCTACAAGTCCGACTCCCTGCACTCGGCCGTGGTCGAGATCGTGGTGAAGAAGGATGCCCGCGTTCGCTACACGACCATCCAGAACTGGTCGAACAACGTGTACAACCTGGTCACCAAGCGCACCACGGTGGAGCAGGGCGGCACCATGGAGTGGGTCGACGGCAACATCGGCTCCAAGGTCACCATGAAGTACCCGGCCGTGTGGCTGATGGGCGAGCACGCTCGCGGTGAGACCCTCTCGATCGCCTTCGCCGGCGAGGGGCAGCACCAGGACACCGGTTCCAAGATGGTGCACATGGCACCGAACACCTCCAGCTCGATCGTCTCCAAGTCGGTCTCGCGCGGCGGTGGGCGCAGCTCGTACCGCGGCCTGGTGCAGGTGATGCCGGGTGCCGAGCACTCCGCCTCCACCGTGCTGTGCGACGCCCTGTTGGTGGACCAGATCTCCCGCACCGACACGTACCCCTATGTCGACGTGCGCGTGGACGACGTCCAGATGGGCCACGAGGCCACCGTCTCCAAGGTCTCCGAGGAGCAGCTCTTCTACCTGATGAGCCGCGGCATGGAGGAGACCGAGGCGATGGCGATGATCGTGCGCGGCTTCATCGAG is drawn from Brachybacterium muris and contains these coding sequences:
- the sufB gene encoding Fe-S cluster assembly protein SufB; protein product: MTSAPEQLSQDEIIDSIGNYAYGWHDEDSAGASARRGLSEDVVRDISRLKDEPEWMLERRLKALKLFDKKPMPTWGPDLSGIAFDHIKYFVRSTEKQATSWEELPDDIKETYDRLGIPEAEKQRLVAGVAAQYESEVVYHQIREDLEEQGVIFVDTDTGLREYPELFQEYFGTVIPAGDNKFSALNTAVWSGGSFVYVPKGVHVEIPLQAYFRINTENMGQFERTLIIADEGSYVHYVEGCTAPIYKSDSLHSAVVEIVVKKDARVRYTTIQNWSNNVYNLVTKRTTVEQGGTMEWVDGNIGSKVTMKYPAVWLMGEHARGETLSIAFAGEGQHQDTGSKMVHMAPNTSSSIVSKSVSRGGGRSSYRGLVQVMPGAEHSASTVLCDALLVDQISRTDTYPYVDVRVDDVQMGHEATVSKVSEEQLFYLMSRGMEETEAMAMIVRGFIEPIARELPMEYALELNRLIELQMEGAVG
- a CDS encoding helix-turn-helix transcriptional regulator, producing the protein MDPHIHQDRTQRPTSSGPAATGADTTDPGATIDLRDTRDRLIDAISAHGPVTARQLAERFGLTSAAVRRHLAALQADRVIAEHKMPVGHRGRGRPSKAFVLSASAHESLTGGYDQLAVLAMEELARAGGPEAVQRLADRRVADWESELEALVAERTAQGERVTVARRVELLAELLTSRGYATTVRPLTVPMPAAGARGRSRPRTLVTAQLCHGHCPVLDVASGHPELCEAETRVISRIVGAPVQRLATLAQGAHACTTHIPLTEGRTP
- a CDS encoding glutathione S-transferase family protein, which codes for MSTQETNEHDQKGSYVHKGKSFDRDMNYIPTRITKDGEDGYPVEADRYRLVVSRACPWANRTIIVRRLLGLEGAISMGIAGPTHDKRSWTFDLDEGGKDPVLGIERLQEAYFKRIPDYPRGITVPAIVDTRDGAVVTNDFGQITLDMGSQWTEFQREGAPDLYPEHLRAEIDELNDWMLHRINNGVYKTGFAGSQEAYEKEYHLLWEALDELEERLSTRRYLMGPSITEADVRLFPTLVRFDPVYHGHFKANRQTLATMPNLWNYLKDLFQTPGFGDTIDFQHIKEHYYVVHTDINPTQIVPLGPDMSHIMEPHDRDRFETDTWGPGGTAPEPPLASEVVDPAHTPLHVTGR
- a CDS encoding ATP-binding protein, with translation MSVIDNDTKRKLREMGATALLDAIDAQDEAHVLGMSFQERLQLIVDEAHSIFNHGKVEGLIRRAGLRYPGADLRRLDLVEERGLNRNVIAQLATCSFIQRQQNVVFQGFTGSGKSYLGCALAKQACQHRLRAHYIRMPDLEEAWALAKDKPQGQTKFLRKYSTFSLLVIDEWLLDHPDEGMRSMLLELLERRYDTGSTVFCTQYPKKDWHARLGGAVHADAIMDRIVHNTIWIDTGDRNMREHTALPQ
- a CDS encoding ABC transporter ATP-binding protein — translated: MDTDSPALLAEDLSLSYGPLRALDGLDLRAEHGEVTAVLGPNGAGKTTAISCATGLLRPDGGSIRVLGQDPWRAGPEHRARIGVMIQDGGLTSGAPAKTLLRYGASLHADPLDVDEVSEHLGIDDFASTLVRRLSGGQRQRLALALAIIGRPELVFLDEPTAGMDPSIRRRVRTLIRGLARTGTAVVLTTHLMDDVAGLADSVCVISRGRALASGSVDEVISDHSAGKGAASLHATLRDVAPASLDALTADLRDLASRHGARLELGSGGAADLEGVLLDLMEE